One Nocardioidaceae bacterium SCSIO 66511 genomic window carries:
- the otsB gene encoding trehalose-phosphatase: protein MTEIVTADGARAMDAIRRDPAGTLLALDFDGTLAPIIDNPDDAAADPRAVTALGRLGPLLARIAIVTGRPADAAVRLGGFAGVPGLETLTILGQYGAERWDAPDGPTIAPPPPPAVREVEQALPQLLAEGGLADLRVEHKSRSIVLHTRGRANPEADLAKLDGPVRELAERLGLLVEPGKSVIELRSGETDKGVALHALQQETGARQVVFAGDDLGDLPAYDAVDELRTRGIPGLLVASASHEQDALVARSDLVLPGPAAVAEWLGALADELAA, encoded by the coding sequence ATGACCGAGATCGTCACGGCAGACGGTGCGCGCGCGATGGATGCGATCCGCCGCGACCCTGCGGGCACTTTGCTGGCGCTGGACTTCGACGGCACCCTCGCACCGATCATCGACAATCCGGACGACGCGGCGGCCGATCCGCGGGCCGTGACTGCGCTCGGGCGACTCGGTCCGCTGCTTGCCCGGATCGCGATCGTGACGGGGCGGCCCGCCGACGCGGCCGTCCGACTCGGCGGGTTCGCCGGAGTGCCAGGACTCGAAACGCTGACCATCCTGGGCCAGTACGGCGCCGAGCGTTGGGATGCCCCCGACGGCCCGACTATCGCTCCGCCGCCTCCTCCGGCAGTTCGAGAGGTCGAGCAAGCTCTGCCGCAGTTGCTGGCCGAAGGCGGGTTGGCGGATCTGCGTGTCGAGCACAAGAGCCGCTCGATCGTGTTGCACACCCGCGGGCGTGCGAACCCGGAAGCCGATCTTGCGAAGTTGGACGGGCCGGTACGAGAGCTGGCGGAGCGGCTGGGCCTGCTCGTCGAACCGGGGAAGAGCGTGATCGAGCTTCGCAGCGGCGAAACCGACAAGGGGGTCGCGCTGCACGCTCTGCAGCAAGAGACCGGTGCGCGCCAGGTGGTGTTCGCCGGTGACGACCTCGGCGACCTACCCGCGTACGACGCTGTCGACGAGCTGCGTACGCGCGGCATTCCGGGGCTGCTCGTCGCATCGGCATCGCATGAGCAAGATGCCCTCGTCGCGCGCTCCGATCTGGTGCTACCCGGTCCGGCGGCAGTCGCCGAGTGGCTCGGCGCGCTCGCCGACGAACTCGCCGCCTGA
- a CDS encoding SigE family RNA polymerase sigma factor translates to MRHVDDFTEFAASGEQRFYRHAYLLCRDADRARDLVQTTLLKLYRVWDRVRRAEHPHAYAHKTLVRTYLDDERRSRRARRLEAMPDPTPADTGSDLRMTILDALQELPPRARAVVVLRYWEDYSVAQTAELMSCSPGTVKAQCSRALGLLRDRLGESFHHLIES, encoded by the coding sequence TTGCGACACGTCGATGACTTCACCGAGTTCGCGGCATCGGGTGAACAGCGGTTCTACCGGCACGCCTACCTCTTGTGCCGAGACGCCGATAGGGCTCGCGACCTGGTCCAGACGACCCTGCTGAAGCTCTACCGCGTGTGGGATCGCGTACGTCGTGCCGAGCACCCGCATGCATATGCGCACAAGACGCTGGTGCGTACGTACCTCGACGACGAACGTCGGTCGCGTCGCGCACGCCGGCTCGAGGCCATGCCGGACCCGACGCCCGCAGACACCGGTTCCGACCTACGGATGACGATCCTCGACGCCCTCCAAGAGCTGCCTCCGCGAGCTCGCGCCGTGGTGGTCCTTCGCTATTGGGAGGACTACAGCGTCGCCCAGACCGCCGAACTCATGTCGTGCAGCCCCGGGACGGTCAAGGCACAGTGCTCACGGGCACTCGGCCTGCTCCGCGACCGACTCGGCGAGTCATTCCACCACCTGATCGAAAGCTGA
- a CDS encoding LytR C-terminal domain-containing protein, translating to MNTRDSAFRLPSWLIAASLAVVVIATLTYFITTSNDNTDEASPQSEPTKTTDPPESSDPPKSDGPAKTDATDKTDKSDESDKSDEPAKSDKQTKPEKKPVEKPKKKPQKPEASPDATVDVYNNSGITNLAASVSGNVESAGFSIGGVDNWYGAIPSTTVYYPPGMEDQAKLLADSLGVGRIMAAVKPMSGERLSLILTAAI from the coding sequence ATGAACACCCGCGATTCGGCCTTCCGCCTACCGTCGTGGCTGATCGCCGCGAGCCTGGCCGTCGTCGTCATCGCGACGCTCACGTACTTCATCACCACCAGTAACGACAACACCGACGAAGCGTCGCCGCAGTCCGAGCCCACCAAGACCACCGACCCACCAGAGTCGAGTGACCCGCCGAAGAGCGACGGGCCGGCCAAGACCGACGCGACCGACAAAACCGACAAATCGGATGAGTCCGATAAGTCGGATGAGCCGGCCAAGAGCGATAAGCAGACCAAGCCGGAGAAGAAGCCGGTCGAGAAACCGAAGAAGAAGCCTCAGAAGCCCGAGGCGAGCCCCGACGCCACGGTCGACGTCTACAACAACTCCGGCATCACGAATCTCGCCGCTTCGGTTTCGGGCAATGTCGAGTCCGCGGGATTCTCGATCGGCGGCGTCGACAACTGGTACGGCGCTATCCCGAGTACGACCGTCTACTACCCACCCGGCATGGAAGATCAGGCCAAGCTGCTCGCCGACTCCCTCGGCGTCGGCCGCATCATGGCGGCCGTCAAGCCGATGTCGGGTGAGCGCCTCAGCCTGATCCTCACCGCTGCGATCTAG
- a CDS encoding DUF3263 domain-containing protein — translation MDPAHVVSQGRPAGTSSLSERDAAILDFERTWWQYAGAKEQAIREKFDLSATRYYQVLNALIDREDALAHDPLLVKRLRRMRHARQRARSARRLGIELT, via the coding sequence ATGGATCCCGCACATGTCGTGTCGCAGGGCCGGCCGGCCGGCACCAGCAGCCTCTCGGAACGCGACGCAGCCATCCTCGACTTCGAGCGCACATGGTGGCAGTACGCCGGCGCGAAGGAGCAGGCGATCCGGGAGAAGTTCGACCTCTCCGCGACGCGGTACTACCAGGTGCTCAACGCCCTGATCGATCGCGAGGACGCACTCGCGCACGACCCATTACTCGTCAAGCGCCTCCGTCGGATGCGTCATGCGCGCCAGCGCGCCCGGTCTGCGCGCCGACTGGGCATCGAGTTGACATGA
- a CDS encoding Gfo/Idh/MocA family oxidoreductase: MSQHPADPPQPIRWGILATGKIAESFATDLAVVSDATLAAVGSRTLGSARDFADRHGAARAYGSYAELAADPEVDVIYVATPHGRHVEDVLLCFEHGKPVLCEKALTLNARQARELVAAARARGVFFAEAMWMRCNPRIRHLLRLVTDGACGDVRQVRADLGFVLPTDAAARLVDPALGASALLDVGIYPLTFAYLVLGAPDEVVAAGALSDRGVDLNGGATLTYANGAVANVSWTQIAWSDATASIAGDGGRIEVASRMHMPPTFSHIHGWETHTYADPVIGRGYAHEIIEVGDCLRAGRTESEILPLDDTVEIMALMDRMREQLGVRYSVD; encoded by the coding sequence ATGTCGCAGCATCCGGCCGACCCACCGCAGCCCATTCGATGGGGCATCCTCGCAACAGGCAAGATCGCCGAGTCGTTCGCAACCGATCTCGCCGTGGTTTCCGATGCAACCCTCGCCGCGGTGGGGTCGCGCACTCTTGGCTCCGCGCGTGACTTCGCCGACCGTCACGGCGCCGCACGAGCGTACGGCAGCTACGCGGAGCTCGCCGCCGACCCGGAGGTCGACGTCATCTACGTCGCGACCCCGCACGGACGCCATGTCGAGGACGTCCTGCTGTGCTTCGAGCACGGCAAGCCGGTGCTGTGCGAGAAGGCGCTGACGCTCAACGCCCGGCAAGCACGCGAGCTCGTCGCCGCAGCGCGTGCGCGCGGCGTGTTCTTCGCGGAGGCGATGTGGATGCGCTGCAATCCCCGCATCCGGCATCTGCTGCGCTTGGTCACCGACGGCGCCTGCGGTGACGTACGCCAGGTACGTGCCGACCTCGGGTTCGTACTGCCGACAGATGCGGCGGCTCGGCTGGTCGACCCTGCGCTCGGTGCGAGCGCCCTGCTCGATGTCGGCATCTACCCACTCACCTTCGCCTACCTGGTGCTCGGCGCACCAGACGAGGTGGTCGCCGCCGGAGCCCTGTCGGATCGCGGGGTCGACCTGAACGGTGGCGCGACCCTTACCTACGCCAACGGCGCCGTCGCAAACGTCTCCTGGACGCAGATCGCGTGGTCCGACGCGACCGCCTCGATAGCCGGCGACGGCGGCCGGATCGAGGTCGCCTCCCGGATGCACATGCCGCCCACGTTCTCCCACATCCACGGATGGGAGACCCATACGTACGCCGATCCCGTCATCGGTCGCGGATACGCGCACGAGATCATCGAGGTCGGCGACTGCCTGCGCGCCGGTCGTACCGAGTCGGAGATCCTGCCGCTCGACGACACCGTCGAGATCATGGCGCTGATGGATCGGATGCGTGAGCAGTTGGGCGTGCGCTACTCGGTCGACTAG